The Trichocoleus sp. FACHB-46 genome has a segment encoding these proteins:
- a CDS encoding glycosyltransferase family 2 protein, with the protein MLQQFPTIQPTARLTSSVAVLVPCHNEALTIAQVVADFQTAMPEAKIYVYDNRSVDDTAAIADAAGAIVRYEPIPGKGNVVRRMFADIEADIYVIVDGDNTYEAGAVRHLVARLLEHQLDMVVGMRRSTPSELAAYRLGHRGGNLMLTYFVRMLFGARFSDMLSGYRVFSRRFVKSFPALSNGFEIETEFTVHALELKMPFAEEPTWYKSRPPGSTSKLKTFSDGWRIVGTALLLFKEIRPLLFFSLIFLLLALTSISLSVPIVSTYLSTGLVPRFPTAILSASVMLLAFLSLTCGMVLDSVARGRREAKRMVYLSYPAPGTSELIHQ; encoded by the coding sequence ATGCTGCAACAGTTTCCTACCATTCAGCCCACAGCTCGCCTGACATCTAGTGTGGCGGTCTTAGTTCCTTGTCATAACGAAGCGTTGACGATCGCCCAAGTGGTTGCGGATTTCCAAACCGCGATGCCAGAAGCCAAAATCTACGTCTACGATAATCGCTCAGTAGATGATACAGCCGCGATCGCAGATGCAGCAGGCGCGATCGTGCGTTATGAGCCGATTCCTGGCAAAGGCAATGTAGTGCGGCGGATGTTTGCTGACATTGAAGCCGACATCTATGTGATCGTAGATGGCGACAACACCTACGAAGCTGGAGCCGTCAGGCATCTCGTTGCTCGCTTACTGGAGCATCAATTAGATATGGTGGTGGGCATGCGCCGGAGTACCCCTAGCGAACTAGCCGCCTATCGGCTCGGGCATCGTGGTGGCAATCTGATGTTGACCTATTTTGTCCGGATGCTATTCGGTGCTCGATTTTCCGACATGCTTTCGGGATATCGGGTTTTCTCGCGGCGGTTTGTCAAATCCTTCCCGGCACTATCCAATGGCTTTGAAATTGAAACCGAGTTTACAGTTCACGCCCTAGAACTAAAAATGCCTTTTGCGGAAGAACCGACCTGGTATAAATCTCGGCCGCCCGGTTCTACCAGCAAGCTGAAAACTTTTAGTGATGGTTGGCGGATTGTCGGGACCGCTTTGCTGCTGTTTAAGGAGATACGACCGCTCCTATTCTTCAGTCTGATTTTTCTCCTTTTAGCCCTCACTTCTATTAGTTTGAGTGTGCCAATTGTGAGCACCTACTTGTCCACAGGATTAGTGCCGCGATTTCCGACAGCCATCCTCTCCGCCTCAGTTATGCTGCTGGCTTTTCTGAGCCTGACCTGTGGCATGGTCTTGGACTCCGTAGCAAGAGGACGACGGGAAGCCAAGCGCATGGTTTATTTATCCTATCCAGCCCCAGGCACCTCTGAGTTGATCCATCAGTAA
- a CDS encoding GH116 family glycosyl hydrolase yields the protein MTNQHPLSAIPACAWQRPIGLGWDKPYTVRYPSNLDDGPWHGMPLGGFGAGCIGRSSRGDFNLWHIDGGEHVFQSISACQFSVFEQVGTATPQAYALCTEPPTDGSLSEWQWYPQKSGTYHALYPRSWFVYSGVFQAELTCQQFSPIWAHNYQEASYPIAVFEWTAHNPTDQPITLSIMLTWQNMVGWFTNANKSPDIRVRDDGSPVYEYQPRLSDSQGNFNQWVVDRHRVGCLLDRAGRDPNANPQEGEGQWAIASLAPPYTSEVFYHTRWNSVGDGADVWQTFAQDGSLADCSDETPAAAGEQVGAAIAIRFTLAPGESRQIPFVLAWDFPVTEFAAGVEYYRRYTDFFGRSGQNAWSMARTALKHYEDWNAKIQAWQQSILERADLPDWFKMALFNELYDLTDGGALWSAASDRDPIGQFAVLECIDYRWYESLDVRLYGSFGLLMLWPGLEKSVVRAFARAIPATDDRTRVIGYYYTIGAESPTALRKIANATPHDLGAPNEHVWEKTNYTSYQDCNLWKDLPSDFVLQVYRDYLLTGANDIQFLEECWPSVVAALAYLKTFDLDGDGIPENSGAPDQTFDDWRLQGISAYCGALWIAALEAAIAIGQILIHQHTDTSNAEIEAAIATYQTWLVQARPLYQAKLWNGQYYRLDSESGSDVVMADQLCGQFYARLLSLPDVVPLDCARSALNTVYEACFLKFFEGKFGAANGVKPDGSPENPQATHPLEVWTGINFGLAAFLLQMERKAEAFQLTEAVVQQIYTHGLQFRTPEAITANGTFRASHYLRAMAIWAIYGVLTEFNTES from the coding sequence ATGACGAATCAGCATCCTCTTTCAGCAATTCCTGCTTGTGCTTGGCAACGGCCTATTGGTCTAGGTTGGGACAAGCCTTACACCGTTCGCTACCCTAGCAATTTAGATGATGGTCCCTGGCATGGCATGCCTTTAGGCGGCTTTGGGGCTGGGTGTATCGGTCGTTCCTCACGGGGAGACTTCAATCTCTGGCACATCGACGGCGGAGAACACGTTTTTCAATCGATTTCAGCCTGCCAGTTTAGTGTTTTCGAGCAAGTTGGCACAGCAACTCCTCAAGCTTACGCCCTCTGCACCGAACCCCCTACAGACGGTAGCCTCAGCGAGTGGCAATGGTACCCCCAAAAATCTGGCACCTATCACGCGCTCTATCCCAGAAGTTGGTTCGTCTATTCTGGTGTGTTTCAAGCCGAATTAACCTGCCAGCAGTTCTCACCAATATGGGCGCACAACTACCAGGAAGCCAGTTATCCGATCGCGGTTTTTGAATGGACTGCCCATAATCCCACTGATCAACCAATCACTCTCAGCATCATGCTGACCTGGCAAAACATGGTGGGTTGGTTTACCAATGCCAACAAGTCACCCGATATCCGGGTGCGGGATGATGGCAGTCCCGTGTATGAGTACCAGCCGCGCTTAAGCGATAGCCAAGGTAACTTTAACCAATGGGTGGTGGATCGTCATCGGGTGGGGTGCTTGTTAGACCGAGCAGGGCGAGACCCTAACGCCAACCCGCAGGAAGGAGAGGGCCAGTGGGCGATCGCTTCTCTCGCACCTCCTTACACCTCAGAAGTGTTTTACCACACTCGTTGGAACTCTGTGGGAGATGGAGCCGACGTTTGGCAGACCTTTGCCCAAGATGGTTCTTTGGCAGACTGTAGCGACGAGACTCCTGCTGCCGCAGGAGAGCAAGTCGGCGCAGCGATCGCCATCCGGTTTACCCTTGCCCCAGGTGAGTCGCGCCAGATTCCCTTTGTGTTGGCCTGGGACTTCCCCGTTACTGAATTTGCGGCTGGGGTAGAGTACTACCGCCGCTATACCGATTTCTTTGGTCGCAGTGGGCAAAATGCTTGGTCAATGGCTCGGACAGCGCTCAAGCACTACGAAGACTGGAACGCCAAAATTCAAGCGTGGCAGCAATCGATTCTAGAGCGAGCCGATTTGCCCGACTGGTTCAAGATGGCCCTGTTTAATGAGCTGTACGACCTCACGGATGGCGGAGCGTTATGGAGTGCGGCAAGCGATCGCGACCCCATTGGCCAGTTTGCAGTTCTAGAGTGTATCGACTACCGCTGGTACGAAAGCTTAGATGTGCGGTTGTATGGCTCCTTCGGGCTGCTGATGCTGTGGCCAGGGCTAGAAAAATCTGTGGTCCGAGCTTTTGCCCGCGCTATTCCTGCCACTGACGATCGCACTCGTGTGATTGGCTACTACTACACCATTGGCGCAGAAAGCCCTACCGCATTACGAAAAATTGCCAACGCCACTCCTCACGATTTAGGCGCACCAAACGAGCATGTCTGGGAGAAAACCAACTACACCAGCTACCAAGACTGCAACCTCTGGAAAGATTTGCCCTCCGATTTTGTCTTGCAGGTCTACCGGGATTACCTGCTAACCGGAGCCAATGATATTCAGTTCTTAGAAGAATGTTGGCCCTCGGTTGTAGCTGCGTTGGCTTATCTCAAAACCTTTGACCTTGATGGCGATGGCATCCCGGAAAACTCCGGTGCTCCCGACCAAACCTTTGATGATTGGCGCTTACAGGGAATTAGTGCTTATTGCGGTGCTTTATGGATCGCTGCCCTGGAAGCCGCGATCGCGATTGGCCAGATTTTGATTCATCAGCACACAGATACCTCTAATGCGGAGATTGAAGCGGCGATCGCAACTTATCAAACTTGGCTGGTTCAAGCACGTCCCCTCTACCAAGCCAAACTCTGGAATGGTCAATACTACCGCCTCGACAGTGAAAGTGGCTCGGATGTAGTGATGGCCGACCAACTCTGTGGTCAGTTCTACGCGCGGTTGCTCAGCTTGCCAGATGTCGTCCCTCTAGACTGCGCCCGCTCAGCCTTAAACACCGTCTACGAAGCCTGCTTCCTGAAGTTCTTTGAGGGGAAATTTGGAGCAGCCAATGGAGTCAAACCCGATGGCTCTCCCGAAAACCCCCAAGCCACCCATCCATTGGAAGTTTGGACTGGAATTAACTTCGGACTCGCTGCTTTTTTGCTGCAGATGGAGAGGAAGGCTGAAGCATTCCAACTCACCGAGGCAGTAGTCCAGCAAATCTATACTCATGGTTTGCAATTCCGCACACCCGAAGCCATCACTGCGAATGGTACGTTCCGAGCGAGCCATTATTTGCGAGCGATGGCAATTTGGGCGATCTATGGCGTGCTGACTGAATTCAATACAGAGTCCTAG
- a CDS encoding zinc-dependent metalloprotease: MKKFSFYIAFLCGLFLFLGMGLVQAYEPNVSTNAAIAPNSTLVTSDPATIQPLVEPTIDQALDQAGGNAESLVNSKPFAIAASDDSSEDADEASDLPDLQPFDKVIKKTQKISGLFTLYRNKETGKLYAEIKPGQLNQNFLATMTLESGIGESGLYSGLPTGDFLFQFRRVNQNIHFVVPNTYFRTRAGDPLQRSLDRSFSDSVLASLPIKSIHPKRKTVLVDLGPLLLNDFASLSPVVSWMLESPYSIDSNKSYFGPAKAFPFNVEIESVYGFSGGGGEGAPSYINALPDSRALTLRVHYSFSELPKNNPYRPRIADDRVGYFITAYQDFSDDNRREPFVRYINRWDLQKQDPDAALSPPKQPIVFWIENTVPLEYREAVQEGVLMWNRAFEKIGFLNAIEVKQMPDNATWDPADIRYNTIRWFNSFDSAFAMGPSRVNPLTGEILDADIIVDGNFIRYLKQGFQALVSQSQPSGQPSGPATAKNLCALGGVQPRYLRAMQSDSAIAQPAIPPAVARIVQQTHEQDACYGMELAHQFAAGHLSLSLLQNAMPSGAEMQKYIHQFMRELIAHEVGHTLGLRHNFHGSTMVPPQDLNNTKLTQSQGLVASVMDYNAANLAPQGGKQGDYFTEVVGPYDEWAIEYGYKPIIATVPQAEIRGLQAIAQRAPQAHLAYATDEDVIAGLDPEVNAFDLSGDVLLYSQWQMDNAREMWKRLDKRYPVAGESYSEVRDVFDTIFFYYLGYALNANNFIGGQSLSRYHGGDAAGRLPLEPIPVEKQRQALALVQKYVFNEESFQFSPQLLNKLAPSRWNHWGTNVPVFNLDYPIHDRVLFLQSIVLRDLLSADRLSRLQDTELKTEAGKALTLPELFDTIQTSIWQGVVRPSDQPMKFSSLNRALQREHLNLLTAMVLRKREAPEDARTLAWYELRQLHGSLSDTLRKQGRKLDTYTKAHLEETRDRIAKTLEAQLQTN, encoded by the coding sequence ATGAAAAAGTTTTCGTTCTATATCGCTTTTCTCTGTGGCCTATTTCTATTTTTAGGAATGGGTCTAGTCCAGGCTTACGAACCCAATGTCAGCACCAATGCAGCGATCGCACCCAACTCCACACTCGTAACGAGCGATCCAGCCACTATCCAACCCCTGGTCGAGCCAACCATAGATCAGGCTTTGGATCAGGCAGGGGGAAATGCTGAAAGCTTGGTTAACTCCAAGCCCTTCGCGATCGCCGCATCGGACGATTCCTCCGAAGATGCAGATGAGGCATCAGACCTACCCGATCTGCAACCCTTTGATAAAGTCATTAAGAAAACTCAAAAAATCAGCGGACTGTTTACCCTCTATCGCAACAAAGAGACAGGTAAACTCTACGCTGAAATCAAGCCAGGACAGTTGAACCAAAACTTCTTGGCCACAATGACTTTAGAATCTGGAATTGGAGAAAGCGGACTCTACAGTGGCTTGCCCACCGGAGACTTTCTCTTTCAGTTTCGCCGAGTCAATCAGAACATTCATTTCGTGGTGCCCAACACCTATTTCCGCACCCGCGCTGGTGATCCACTCCAACGATCCCTTGACCGATCCTTTAGTGATTCTGTCCTCGCGTCCTTACCGATCAAAAGTATCCATCCCAAACGCAAGACTGTCTTGGTGGATTTAGGCCCCCTCCTGCTCAATGACTTTGCCAGCCTCTCTCCAGTCGTAAGCTGGATGCTAGAAAGCCCCTACAGCATCGATTCCAATAAGTCTTACTTCGGTCCAGCTAAGGCGTTTCCGTTCAATGTGGAAATTGAGTCAGTGTATGGCTTTTCTGGCGGAGGCGGAGAGGGTGCTCCCTCCTATATCAATGCGTTACCTGACAGCCGCGCCTTGACCTTGCGAGTTCATTACAGCTTCTCGGAGTTGCCCAAAAACAATCCCTATCGACCTCGGATTGCAGACGATCGCGTGGGTTACTTCATCACGGCTTATCAAGATTTTTCCGATGACAACCGCCGAGAACCTTTTGTTCGCTACATCAACCGTTGGGATTTACAGAAACAAGACCCTGACGCAGCTCTGTCACCTCCCAAGCAACCGATTGTCTTTTGGATTGAGAACACAGTGCCGCTGGAGTACCGCGAGGCAGTCCAAGAAGGCGTACTGATGTGGAATCGGGCCTTTGAGAAAATTGGCTTCCTGAATGCGATCGAAGTCAAGCAGATGCCTGACAACGCCACTTGGGACCCTGCGGACATTCGCTATAACACGATTCGCTGGTTCAACTCCTTCGACAGCGCCTTTGCGATGGGGCCTTCTCGCGTCAATCCGCTCACAGGCGAAATTCTCGACGCTGACATTATTGTCGATGGCAACTTCATTCGCTATCTCAAGCAAGGTTTTCAGGCCTTGGTGTCCCAAAGCCAACCTTCTGGTCAGCCTTCTGGCCCAGCCACTGCCAAAAACTTGTGTGCCCTAGGCGGAGTGCAGCCTCGTTACTTGCGGGCCATGCAATCTGACTCTGCGATCGCTCAGCCTGCCATTCCCCCTGCGGTCGCTCGGATCGTGCAGCAAACCCACGAGCAGGATGCTTGTTATGGCATGGAGCTAGCGCACCAGTTTGCCGCTGGGCACCTCTCCCTCTCCTTGTTGCAAAACGCCATGCCCAGTGGAGCGGAAATGCAGAAATATATCCATCAGTTCATGCGAGAGCTGATTGCTCATGAAGTCGGGCATACATTGGGGTTGCGGCATAATTTCCACGGCAGCACAATGGTTCCGCCCCAAGATTTGAACAATACTAAACTCACCCAATCTCAGGGCCTAGTTGCCTCGGTGATGGACTACAACGCTGCTAACCTAGCTCCTCAAGGCGGCAAGCAGGGCGACTATTTTACTGAGGTGGTCGGTCCCTACGATGAGTGGGCGATCGAGTACGGTTACAAACCCATTATCGCGACGGTGCCGCAGGCAGAAATTCGGGGGTTACAAGCGATCGCCCAACGCGCTCCGCAAGCTCACCTAGCCTATGCCACCGACGAAGACGTCATCGCAGGTCTCGATCCAGAGGTAAACGCCTTTGATTTGAGTGGCGATGTTTTGCTCTACTCACAATGGCAGATGGACAACGCTCGTGAAATGTGGAAACGGCTCGATAAGCGTTATCCCGTAGCAGGAGAAAGCTATAGCGAAGTTCGGGACGTCTTCGACACCATCTTTTTCTACTACTTGGGCTACGCCCTCAATGCCAACAACTTTATCGGTGGTCAATCCTTAAGTCGTTACCACGGGGGAGATGCGGCTGGCCGTCTACCGTTAGAACCGATTCCGGTGGAAAAACAGCGGCAAGCCTTAGCCTTGGTCCAGAAATATGTGTTCAATGAAGAGTCCTTCCAGTTCTCGCCCCAACTCCTCAACAAGTTAGCTCCTTCACGCTGGAACCATTGGGGCACCAACGTTCCAGTGTTCAATCTGGATTATCCCATTCACGATCGCGTCTTGTTTCTCCAAAGCATTGTGCTGCGAGATCTCCTCTCTGCCGATCGCCTCAGCCGACTGCAAGATACAGAGCTCAAAACCGAGGCTGGAAAAGCTTTAACGCTGCCAGAACTATTTGACACCATTCAAACCAGTATTTGGCAAGGAGTGGTGCGGCCTAGTGACCAGCCGATGAAATTCTCCAGCCTCAATCGCGCCCTGCAACGCGAGCATCTGAATCTCTTAACTGCGATGGTGCTGCGGAAGCGGGAAGCTCCAGAAGATGCCCGAACCCTAG